A window of Gossypium hirsutum isolate 1008001.06 chromosome D13, Gossypium_hirsutum_v2.1, whole genome shotgun sequence genomic DNA:
ACGGCAACGAAAGTCCGTAGTGGCAAAATAGAAGACCTAAGTATGCTTTTGGGTGAATTTTGTGATTCTGcaactttatttttttaggaCGGAATCATGAAAACTTTGGCTAATTGgagttatttgaattttatgcttttatttatgAGATAAGCATAATGATATTTATATTACTACGAATGTAtattcatgcatatgtatgataagcatgccatatagtttaggGAAGAATGCCACAAGTACTTatcatgcatatattgatcattcatgattgaaattgaacattaaaaaccttccatgtttttaaattattgagtgggagaaggtccctaAACAAGACCTACGAGCTCCATCAGTGGTCTCTTATGATGACATGGCAATTTAACTACCCCATGATAGGGTTGTCTTGTGGTTTTCACTGAAAAGATTTCCTGAAAGTCGGTAGAATTGTCTTTTAATCATATGATAGTTAGAATTTTGTTCTAATCGTATGATTATACTGAGCTGTTAGAAGCTCAAAACATTTCTTGATAATACGTGCCTTTTAGCCACTCAAGTTGAGCCTAGAAAATGCTAGAAGGAGTCTGATGAGATAGCTTGTTGCTCTATGCTGCCAAGCATGACCAATACATTTTATAAGCAACTTGAGAGTTGTAAGACTACTAAAGCAATTCTAGACAAACTAGAAGACATGTTCAGATGCCAAGTTGTCTTGGCTCGACGGTTGGCAATTACTAGTTTGATGAATGACCAGCAAAAGCTTGGCACTCTGATTAAAGACCATATGATTACTCTTATGGGATACTTTACTGAGGCCACAAACAATGAGGCCAATTTAGACCAGAACACTCAGATTGAGATGGTGTTCAAGAGGTTGTCGAAggattttgatggtttttaagCTACATATAACCTTGGGAACAATACCCTGAcgcttacacaactcatgaaggaGTTACAATCCTATACGTTGATGTTGAGTGGCAGTTAGTCGGTCCAAAAAGCAGAAACAAACATAATTGTTACTTCTTCCTCAAAAGGGAAGGGAAAGCACGCTAAGAAAGACAAGACTAAGGTTTCTAGGCGACTACAAGTGGAAAGAAAAAGAACCAGAAAGCCTAAAGATTTATCTAAATCAAAATAAAGCCCAAAGTAAAGTCCCATGTCACAGTCcataaagaaaaatattatagtcccaaaaataattattataataatatttaaaatactttaaattaaAAACCATTTGAGAAGCTCCTTCGATAGCCGCGTCCAAGTCCTAACCTCGAGGGTTATCTGTAAAATCAGTAACTAAGTAGTGAGCTAATAAGCTTAGTGTGAGTCTTAACTCCAAAAACAATAATAAACAGTAATATAACACTCAAGctagtaaataaatagaatatcAAAACAGTACAAAATTCACAGTTTATGCAGTGCATGAGCATGTTAATGCAGTGTTTTCAGAAAAATGCCttacccaactccgctacacaccataaacAGAGTTTCCCAGAACTCATCTAACCAATAACACACCAGTTTGTGGACATGCCATCAATAATGCAGATAAATTGTTAGAGTTATGGACAAGCCACCAAAATTGCAAACGAGCTGCCAATAGTGTGGACAAGACACCAGTAATGCAAATAAACTGTCAGTATTGCAGACAAGCTGTTAGTACTTCCTCCTTACAAAATCGTCCCTCCCcaatgcaatatgacatgctTAATCAATATCAAAGGCAGTACAGTGCAATAGGAATGATTTTTAACATGCTATAAGTGATAGTTACAATGAGCATGATTTTTCATGCGTTCAATAATTCGGTATCAGAAATCATGATTTTATCATGTAATCGTTATATAGCGGAAACAGTGGCATATCTTAAACATGCaattatatttatcaatttcAGTGAACATGCTTTATCAAGCTTTTAATATTAGTATCAAATCAATGGCATACTATCATCACATTCATACAAAACATCATTGAGTCATACAATAACGTACACATTTTTTTCAGTACAGATTTCCAGATTAGGGTACTTATTTGAAGCCTATCCTTAACAAAGGATTTCTTTTTCCACCAAAATTACTCATGTAGTCAATTGGTCACAATTATAACAATAGTTATgcacatattattatttaatatttttttgtattattatagAACAAGTCATCATTAATCCTTAAATCAGTTAGAACCCACACTACGAATAGCAAGATCGTTCATACTGACTCTGATCCCAACACTCCAAAGATGTAGATTTTGCCTCAATTAATCTCCCAAATTAAGATTCAATCTTCCTAAATTGAGAATGCAGATATGAGAGATTCGAATTGGAAAGCCTATGTCAGCAAGTTCAGAAGATCTACGATTCGACAGAAAACTTGATTAGAGAGGGAGTGTAGCGGCCAAAGATAAAGAGAGttggaaaatagagaaaaaatgtGGGCAACAACAGTGGTGGTGTGACGGCGATGACGGCGGTGGCAGTGGAGGTCCAATGGTGTCAAGAAAAGGGTGAGAGAGGAGGGACAGTGGTGAAGTGGTGGTGATTAGGTGTTATAACGGTGGTCGAATGTGGCTAATGGAAGAGGAGAGAAAAAATATGAGAGAAAATAGTGGATGAGaagagaaacaaaataggtaCATGAGACGGCAAAAGTCAATTGGTGAAGAGGAAAATGGCAAGGAGTGAGACATggggaagaaaagaaaaggagagggaATAAGGAAGTGAAAAAGAGGATAAGAAGGGAAAAAAGAGAAAGTTATGGAAGGAAAGAATCTCCCTTGTATGGAAACTTAAAGGGATGAAAAAAGGGGGTTTAACCAAGATTTAAAtgctgaatttaaaaaataaaacaaaaaggaggAGAAGAGAATTGAACTTGGGTCACAAAGGAAATTTAGTTTGCTCTTAACCACTGGGCTACAATTCAAACTTGTTCATGAATTAACTATAACTAAATTGAAATGGGGTGTGACATCGATGCTCGGGATCTCGTGTTTAACCTAACCTACACATGGAAAACAAAATAGTTCGCTGAGtaataaactcagtggtatttctacaATTCAAACATCAAATGCAAGTTAAGCTAATCTATGAAAATCAATAATCATGTCACCTTATCAATTGCAAACCATATTACCAAATGCACCAATTATGCCATATGgttcaatttaacatattcaaaAGATTAAGTTAGAAGCAATCGTATTAGCATATTATATTTCGAATCGAATGGATTGATTCTTCCAATTTCATATCAATCTTCTAGGCTTATAATTTGGTTCACATAGTATTTCACAATAGTAGTTCATTTCAAAtaccattttcaaattttcattttaagcccCTATTAACCTGACTCGGACTCGaatggatacacagatccaaccaacacaccaatttggcacccgcTGCCTCATTGGAcaattatgaaataaatagatTGTACCTAACGCTCATCAGTATAACCAAAGTAAAAATTGTGCCCAGCACTCATCAACACGTAGTCAAAATAACCCGTACTCAATCTATCTTATGGCATGTCAATTATATCTGACTCTACCtgaacaattaatagggtaacAACCCTTCAATTCTGAATATATTCCAATTTCAcaattcatcatattcaattcCTCAACCAAATAGTCATTTCatatgttataataatatgaatcaatccaattcaaagttaatttcacattttcatcaatttacactattttcaattttatgccaattcaattcaacaaattaaTCTCAACTTACCACAATATCTTACTGTGCTATACAATGCACTTATGcaacaatttaaacaattcaaattttagaaatataaacCAGAAACTCCGAGCTATTCGTCAAAGACTTTAGTTTTTCATTTCCTTTCAATAAATCCAGGTCAACGTTAGCTTCGaattaacataaacataaaacACCATCAATAATCAACCAAATTCACAATCAATTGTCATTTTAtacaaattttgtattttatccCTAAAACCAAGACtaccataactttcaatttaaaactctaaATTGTAATCTGATTTCACTATTGTCCATTAGGAAcctcctatttttttatttttatagacaattttacattttattcagtttagtctaTAATGTATGTAACTATCAATTATGCTTtaaattttagtcatttttcatatctaagcttaaaatctatcaatttaacaccaaaaaaTGTCAATTCTCAAACTATGaaaactatcagaactttaacagttttaaaaattaatacatgGGCTATCTAAATTAAGCTCTCATGAtcccaaaaacatataaattacaagaaaaaaactGAATTACACTAACCAATTATTGATTAAAAGCTTTTAAACCTTATCCATGGTGTCTCCTCTTTGCTTCTTACTTTGGTTTGGTTGGGGAAGAAGAATTTTCTCTTTCCCCCCACTGAATTTCATATATATCCTAAGTTAATTTTGTTAACTAGTTAATTAACCtttgtttataataattaaatttccaTTTCACTAAATTAATCATCATTTTATGCTACCGTCCACCCACTAATGCTTAGTCATGgtatattttctattttgaacCCTAGGTTAATTGTAATTTAAGTCTTTGATCCTTTTACTAATTAAAAAACTATAGCAATtagactttacaatttaatccctaaaccttaatttaTCACTAATTCGGTAAAATTACCTATACCAAATTCAATTCACCTAAAtaataacttcgtaaatattttggTTTACGAAAATGGGGCCCCGAAACCCAATTTTTCTATACCATTGATTCTTGGGTCATTACATTCTccctcttttaaaaaaattgtccCCCAAAATTTACATGAAATGAGGTGGGGATATTGGGATCTCATTGCTTCCCCAGGTTCCCAAGTCAGTTCTTCCACGCTGTGACTGTGCCATAGAACTTGCACAAGTAGAACGCatttatttcttagctctttcacttctcgagccaaaatttcaATCGATTCCTCCTCAAATGATAAGTCAAGTTGAATTTCGATTTCTTTCACCAGAATAATATGAGACGAATCCGAACGATATCTCCtaagcatggatacatgaaatacgTCATGTATCTTGTGTAATTCCACCAGTAATGCTAGTCGATATTCCACTGGTCCAACCCTTTCTGTAATTTCATACGATCCGATGAATCTAGGGTTTAACTTCCCTTAACGACCAAACCGTAAGACTTTCTTCCACGAAAAGACTTTCAGGAATACCTTATCTCTCATTGAAAACTCGATATCTCTCCATTTCAAGTCAACATACAATTTATGCCTATGATCAGTTTAACCATAtcttcagtttcccgaatcaATTTCGGCTCAACAATCTTTATTTCGTTTAATTTCGACCAACAAATAGGCGTTCTACACCGCCAACCATATAATGGATCATACAaagccatttgaatactcgaactattattatacacaacTTTGACGAATAATAAATAatgttcccaacctgattcaaccTTGTACCTAAAGATTGCACAGTGTGCTTGTGTTGATTATCTCTAACTTTGGGAGTGGCAAATCAAATTCTAATTGCTAGCAGGTCAAGCATTTGGCGACATACTCAACAATCTctcttttcatattttcatattgggccaccaatacattttccgcaagtaaacatataaataaaattttaatttaatttttatagattatGAAATCAACTTAATTTGATTCCTTTCAATAAATTTATAGTTGATGTCATAGTAGACGTAGAGGAATGAGGAGATAAAAGGTTGATTGCGTCTCCACTTGGGAATATGGGCCCCACTCTGCACTCCAATAATCTAGTGGATGATTTAACATGCTCTTTTCTTTTTAGCCAAACCTCATAGGACCACATTTCCTATTGCCATTCTTCTAAAAATCCTCATCTTGTAATTTAAAATTCGTAATAATAATACAATTACTTGTTTCACTATAAACAAAGAAACTAAATGTGATTGAATTTTCAATCATTTGAAAATGCAACTAAAAatgatatgattaaattattactAAGGATTAATATCTTACTACAAATCTTCAACAGGCAAAAGAATACCTTAGAAACCTTATCCTTTaaggaaattaaataaataaaaattagaaaagtgaattttgataaattaaaaattaagataaataaaaaaccaAACTTCCGCAATACCAAAAAAGCGTTTACAAATTAAgatacaaaatttttttaatataatgaatttttaacattattttaaaaaaagtaaggTCGTAAGAAATAAGGCAGGAAATTGAAAAGAAGATACTTCATTCCATTTTTATGCTTTTAAGAGAACAGTAACAACATCGATCAAAAACGAGAGAACCCAAACCAAACAGTAACAGAGTAACTTTAGAATTACCAACTACCAAACCCAAACCAAACCCATAACAATATAGGCCCAAGCCCACTTTGAAACCCTAAATTTAAGACCTCCAGTTGCCTTCAGATGCACCGCCGCCTCTTGAGTAACGAGATCCGCCGTCACCGTATCCTCCTTCACGGCGTCCACCTCCGTATCCACCTCCACCATACCCCCCACCGTTTCCGTATCCACCTTCACGGCGTCCGCCACCATATCCTCCTTGGCGACCACCATATCCGCCGCCGCCTCCACCGCGGCTGTAACCACCGTTTCCTCCTCCAAATCCTCCGCCACCGCCTCCACTTCTGCGCGATTGGGCTTCGTTGACAGTTATGTTCCTTCCATCAAGATTTTGACCGTTCATTCCTTCGATCGCGTCCCTCATAGCTTTCTCGTCACGGAAAGTAACGAATCCAAAGCCTCGGGATCTTCCAGTCTCACGATCATTAATGATCTGAAaatgaaaacaacaaaacattaCTTACTTGAAAAAAtatcacaaaaaaaattttaaaaaaagatttgtTAAAATCGATCGATCTTCGGCCCAAAGGGATGAAGAAAGAACGTACCGGTGAGAGTTTTAAAAGAGAATAGTAACAAGAGAGTAGTATCAAGTAACAAGTAACACAAAAGAACAGAACAAGGATCACAGATCATATGACAGGGGCGCCCAGATCGGGTCGGATCAAGTCAGATCTGGAGTCCGATCCCTGCAACAAACGGACCTTCGATTCGACGATTTCACCAAACGCACTGAAGGCTTCTTCAAGGGCCCGGTCGTCGGTGGCCCATGCGAGCCCTCCGACGAAGCACCGGAACTCGACATCAGCGGCAGCCATGAGGGGGGAGTATCAAATAAACAAGGGACAAAAAGGGAAACTAAGAGGAGCAGATATTTTGTAAAGAGCTGTGAATGGTTAAAAAGGAGGGGGACTAAACCATGATTTATAGGGGGTGTGAGGTCTGAATTAGGGTTAATTAGAGCAGGATTGGTTAACCATGGTTAAATTCATGACAACCCTGAATAATAGGGGTAAACCGGAAATCGAGAAAAAATAAACCAGGGTTAGTTATGTGGGTGACTAGGTCAGAAAAGGGACCCACAGTCACGTGATTTCTGAGCACTTGAGACTCATAAAAAAAGGGCATTCAAAAAATATCTTCTTACCTACAAAAATATCTATCTCACACGTTCGTTGCGTTCTACTTGTCACCGAATGTTATGGCGTTTAGTTCGGTTCCTTTCTGAATGACCAAAACGGCCAGTATTACTTTCGTTTTggattttccttttcttttgggatttaaatattttctttttgaaaataaaaattaatgtgttaaattttttattggattcatatagcaatttaaattattaatatattaatcattatattttttaaattaaaatttgattatgcaataaaatatatgtatactcAAGATATActggaaaaaaattattatgtaatgaagatatttataaaatattgatataaataataaatagggttttagtttattaataaagtagaaatttcaaattttatagaaGTTTAGTTTAAATAttgttatgtgtatatatttttctacataaaaaatataaaatgataaaagatttataGACATTACTTATCCTTCTATTCAACATATTCATCGATTTATTCGTTCCgtcttttatttttagttttttttcatttatttatttatttatttattgttttgaatatttattctttgttctcaatttttttatttttgttatttttgttttttgttgttttcttaaatttatttggtGTTTTCATTTTAGGTTAgatccaaatttttatttttcagataAAACAACTTGAATGCGATCCTTCCTCCGCCAtcatttatcatttggtatcagatttttgcatttttaaattGTTTCCTTGTGTTATATAAAGTGTTTTGCAAATGTTacttaattcaagttttaaaaagttttaaaataaacaataaaaaaatttggggtTAAATTTTATGACCAAAATTTTCAGATAtgatatttatcatataaagagggttcaattcaatttttgtgattttagcaCATCGGGAAGACTGTAAACGAAAAATTCAAgttattttccattatttcagattTTCTATTGGGTAATTCATTTTCTTTGATTCTAGTCTTGGGTATTCTTTTGTTTTTAGCTTTTCTTATTCTATTACGCATTCTAACACATTTTCTCTTCTTGTGTTAATAAGTACAAAAAGAGTTGCATCTCCTTTCTGTGAGCGACTTACTTCATTTTGAGTCAAGTTTTTCTTTGGCTTCTTAGAGCCTTAGGTTAGCTTTGTTAGAGAGTGATCCcacatttttttttaatattattgagttTGATTACTCTTTAAAAGTTATAAGTAAGAAAACCTCAACTTTTTGTCTCTTagagttgtttattttttattgcgAGTGCATAACAGTGAGGGTTAATTCTTTTTGACCAACTTTTCTTGTTTGGATGTCTTTTATTTTAGCCTCTAATAATGGTACACACACATAGTATAAAAGAGGAGAATAATAAACCTTGGGCAAAGCATAGATGTCGTGTTTGTAAAAAACCCGCATGAACATGTTGTTTCCAATGCCCAAAAATATTCTATTGTTAATGGATTTGTCAAGAAAGGCATTTGACCAAAGATCATAGCGGGATACACATACTTAATTGACTTTTTGAGGAGCATAAAAAAAATGCCAACAAGCAAACGAGAGTATGATTTATCTCTTACCTATTGTGGGATGTCATTAGTGTGGTTCCCAATGTCAAATTCACTATCAACCCAATGATGAAAGTTGCAAAGAAAAATATACGTATGACACCAAGCCTATTAAGGAGTCTTCTTTTAGTGCTACCATTGACGATGATGATATGAATAAGTAAGAAACTCCGGGTGAAACCGTTTGTGAAGACAACAAGTGTGATTTTGTGTCTATTGTTGAGTCTAGATCTAGTAAAGAAAGAGAGAACCTATCCAAAAGAGGGGAATGATTATGTTTTCACTAACCTTAACTTGAATTTGTCTAGTGGATTTGTTTCATTCTTTTAGGAATTTGTTGATCATTTGAAAGGATCTCAATTAACCCACTCCACCTATGATAAAGATTCTTTTTTATTCAACCAAATACAAGATTCAAGGACAGATATTTTCGAGAAAAGAGGGGATGATACATGTAcgaatggggtgaaatttattaaatttcattcaccaaagttgcaaattttcaaaattggaaAATCAATAGACTTTTGATAACTTTTTGAACGAGATCTAGACATTTCTAGGTTGAGATGTCTCCATATATCTCTTAGGTTCAAAAAACACTTTGAATCATTTGATTTCgagtttgggagctcaagttataattGTTCTAGTGAAGATTGTGCGAGCAGAATTTTTGGACGGAATTATTAAGGAAATTATGAGTTTCGAgtttttaattcgagtttaaattatatttggttcaattttttaggcttaatttttattatatatgagttcaatattgtatttattaggtttcattatttatttattttgagtttcagatatttttttaagtttttatgttatttaggatttttatgtttcttagtAAACGAGAAGTTTTAGCTTAAAACTACTTATTATTTAGATTGATTAGAATTTCAGTATGTTTGAGAGTTTTAATTGGATGTACTTAGCTAGCTTATACAAAAGCCTCTTCATTGTTTATTAGAGACataattgttttcattaataaaatgtTCAATTCTAAGAGTTAGTTTCTTTGTacggttttttttttatttttagaggtaattttttttctcaattttcttcaATGAGTCATGAGAATTCATTCTTCATCCTTCAATTTGCCAATAAATTATTTCTTGAAAGGTTGATTAGAtccattaattgaatttattgcggTTTATATCTCAAATGGTTCAATTGGATACTTATTCATCTATCCACCATATACATCGGTTTACTTGTTccatcttttacttttttttaaattttcgtttctttacttatttattatttttatttattctttgttctcaaatttcttcttttagtgtttttttttctaaatttgtttatttcttttttacatGTCAAATCTGGATCTTTCTCAAGTCAAACAACTTAAATACGATTTTAGTCCACTATTTTTTATcacataatttagtgactaatgatgTAGTTTACCCAATTAATGTTTACTTCTTAGAAAAACACTCTTATTTTAATTGttctattctaatttttttttaaaagccgCTCTATCTTGATGGTAAAGAAATTATATTGTTtcataattgatttattttatcaATGGTAAAGCACATTGCATTTTAACGGAAGATGCATGTTTAAACATTAGAGACGATATTATTAGAAGGGACAAGTAAGTAACCACGAATCTCAAACATGGCCCGTAAAACAGATATAAAGAATACCAAAAGAAAAACTCTTATTGAATTAATATTACTAATTAATATTGATTGTACGTTAACTCAATTAGCATCGACATTGCTGCCAGTGCAAGAAGACGTAGGTTCGAGCACGTTAAAACACGTAGTTAAGGATTGGAAATAAATTATGAATAGttctaaacattatataaaaaaatcacaaattaatcaaaaatgtaaaaaa
This region includes:
- the LOC107942897 gene encoding glycine-rich RNA-binding protein GRP1A, which produces MAAADVEFRCFVGGLAWATDDRALEEAFSAFGEIVESKIINDRETGRSRGFGFVTFRDEKAMRDAIEGMNGQNLDGRNITVNEAQSRRSGGGGGGFGGGNGGYSRGGGGGGYGGRQGGYGGGRREGGYGNGGGYGGGGYGGGRREGGYGDGGSRYSRGGGASEGNWRS